The following proteins come from a genomic window of Elusimicrobiaceae bacterium:
- a CDS encoding pilin, with the protein MKKMSKRNVGGFTLIELLVVVLIIGILSAVALPQYQKTVLKSRTAEAWANLNSINKAVNAYCLENPTSSGDYSEIKDVLPIEVDDSNNFSYIGKFSCRDITRTDGGVYVGANYNKGGKSFKLGLGPGGERFCAGNNCGDLGYVKYGFFSNGRCHCGVGSGNCYYMD; encoded by the coding sequence ATGAAAAAAATGTCTAAACGTAATGTCGGCGGTTTCACGCTGATTGAATTGTTAGTAGTAGTGTTAATTATCGGTATCTTGTCTGCGGTGGCTTTGCCACAATATCAAAAGACAGTGCTTAAAAGCCGTACCGCTGAAGCATGGGCGAATTTGAACTCAATAAATAAAGCAGTAAATGCTTATTGTTTGGAAAATCCGACGAGTTCTGGAGATTATAGTGAGATAAAAGATGTCTTGCCTATTGAAGTAGATGATTCTAATAATTTTTCTTATATCGGAAAGTTTTCATGTCGTGATATTACGAGGACTGATGGTGGTGTTTATGTTGGGGCAAACTATAATAAAGGCGGAAAGTCTTTTAAATTAGGGCTTGGACCGGGAGGAGAACGCTTTTGCGCCGGAAACAATTGTGGCGATTTAGGCTATGTTAAGTATGGTTTCTTTTCTAACGGACGTTGCCACTGTGGTGTAGGTAGTGGTAATTGCTACTACATGGATTAA
- a CDS encoding MFS transporter, which translates to MTEKKESSLVVKLVPVMLAFFAMGFVDSVGTATNYVKESFGLSNTVANLCPSMVFFWFLVCSVPTGMLMNKIGRRKTVLISLGVTIAALVLPLLSYNFATMMIAFALLGIGNALMQVSLNPLVSNIVSGDKLASFMTFGQFVKAIASFIAPILAAWFAAKYQNWALMYGLFAIEGVIAFILLAKEDIKEEEITGKPSTFTECLALLGNGTILLCFVGIMCHVGIDVGTNTAAPQILMDRLGWPLEKAIYATSIYFMFRTIGCFSGSFLLAKLPAKVVFGVSVFFMLAAMGGLFVFQSQWPLYVCIALIGLGNSNIFPIIFSQALLQLPEKKNEVSGLMIMGLVGGTVFPLLMGFASDAMGSQVGSVAVMTVAVVYLLCLVAKIKKIA; encoded by the coding sequence ATGACTGAGAAGAAAGAATCTTCATTAGTTGTAAAATTAGTACCGGTAATGCTGGCGTTCTTTGCCATGGGTTTCGTGGATTCCGTCGGCACCGCTACCAACTACGTAAAGGAAAGTTTCGGTTTGTCTAACACCGTAGCTAACCTCTGCCCTTCTATGGTGTTTTTCTGGTTCTTGGTATGTTCCGTTCCTACGGGCATGCTGATGAACAAAATCGGCCGCCGCAAAACGGTGCTTATCAGCTTGGGTGTCACCATTGCTGCTTTGGTCCTTCCGTTGTTGTCTTATAATTTTGCGACCATGATGATTGCCTTTGCCTTGTTAGGTATCGGTAATGCTTTGATGCAGGTTTCTTTGAACCCCTTAGTGTCCAACATCGTAAGCGGAGATAAACTCGCCAGCTTTATGACCTTTGGTCAGTTCGTAAAAGCCATTGCTTCTTTTATCGCCCCGATTTTGGCCGCTTGGTTTGCTGCCAAATATCAAAATTGGGCTTTGATGTACGGTTTGTTTGCCATCGAAGGCGTTATTGCTTTCATCCTCTTGGCTAAAGAAGACATCAAAGAAGAAGAAATCACCGGCAAACCTTCCACCTTTACGGAATGTTTAGCCTTGTTGGGCAACGGCACCATCTTGTTGTGCTTTGTGGGTATTATGTGCCACGTAGGTATTGACGTAGGTACCAACACCGCCGCTCCGCAAATCTTGATGGATCGTTTAGGTTGGCCTTTGGAAAAAGCCATCTATGCCACCAGCATTTACTTCATGTTCCGCACCATCGGTTGTTTCTCCGGTTCTTTCTTGTTGGCTAAATTGCCGGCGAAAGTGGTGTTCGGCGTGAGCGTATTCTTTATGTTGGCTGCTATGGGCGGTTTATTTGTGTTCCAAAGCCAATGGCCGCTTTACGTATGTATTGCTTTGATCGGTTTGGGCAACTCCAACATCTTCCCGATCATCTTCTCTCAAGCCTTGCTCCAATTACCGGAAAAGAAAAACGAAGTGTCCGGTTTGATGATTATGGGCTTAGTAGGTGGTACGGTATTCCCGTTGTTGATGGGTTTTGCCTCTGATGCTATGGGTTCTCAAGTCGGCTCTGTAGCCGTCATGACGGTAGCCGTAGTGTACTTGTTGTGCTTGGTTGCTAAAATCAAGAAAATTGCCTAA
- a CDS encoding carbohydrate kinase, translating to MDGNTTKKPVVVGIGELLWDVFPTGKVAGGAPINFVYHATQLGSEGHAISAVGNDLFGTEIIQELEKNNIAYLCETISYPTGSVKVELKNGQPSYTIIEDVAWDHIPLSQKAIELVKKADAVCFGTLALRNNDSKETVETLVGYAPANALRFFDINLRQHYYSKELIEELLGKANVFKINDDEIKVIKEMFNLEGSEDDICKWFLEKYNLRYVVLTAGDKYSVIYSPTEVSRIDTPKVQVADTVGAGDAFSGAFVAGILAGKSLRESHEQAVKTAAFVCTKTGAWPAYN from the coding sequence ATGGACGGAAATACAACCAAAAAGCCCGTAGTAGTCGGTATCGGTGAACTACTGTGGGACGTTTTCCCCACCGGCAAAGTAGCCGGCGGTGCGCCGATCAACTTTGTATATCATGCTACTCAATTGGGTTCTGAAGGTCACGCCATCAGTGCCGTAGGTAATGATCTTTTCGGTACGGAGATTATCCAAGAGTTAGAAAAAAATAATATTGCCTACCTCTGCGAAACCATTTCTTACCCCACCGGTAGTGTAAAAGTAGAACTTAAAAATGGGCAACCCAGCTATACCATCATTGAAGATGTTGCTTGGGACCATATCCCCCTCTCTCAAAAAGCCATTGAACTGGTAAAAAAAGCCGACGCTGTCTGCTTTGGTACTTTGGCCTTACGCAACAATGATTCTAAAGAAACCGTAGAAACTTTGGTCGGTTATGCTCCTGCCAATGCCTTGCGCTTCTTTGATATCAACTTGCGCCAACACTATTACAGCAAAGAACTGATTGAAGAACTTTTGGGCAAAGCCAATGTTTTCAAAATCAATGATGACGAAATTAAAGTCATTAAAGAAATGTTTAACTTGGAAGGCTCTGAAGACGATATCTGCAAATGGTTCTTGGAAAAATACAATTTGCGCTATGTCGTGTTAACGGCTGGCGATAAATATAGCGTCATTTACTCCCCCACCGAAGTATCCCGCATTGACACCCCCAAAGTGCAAGTGGCCGATACCGTTGGCGCGGGTGATGCTTTCTCCGGTGCTTTTGTAGCCGGCATTTTAGCGGGTAAATCCTTGCGCGAATCTCATGAACAAGCCGTCAAAACGGCAGCTTTCGTGTGCACCAAAACCGGCGCATGGCCTGCTTATAATTAA